In Fibrobacter sp. UWB10, the genomic window GAAGAACTCACGGACGAAGAAAAGACCGTGCTCAAGGTTGTGTCTGACCACCCGATTTACTACGCTGGTCCGGCCAAGACTCCGGCAGGCATGCCCACGGGTAGCTTCGGCCCGACGACCGCAAACCGCATGGACCCGTACGTGATGCGCTTCCAGAGCAAGGGTGCTTCGATGATCATGGTCGCTAAGGGCAACCGCAGCCAGGACGTGACCGACGCTTGCAAGAAGTACGGTGGATTCTTCCTCGGCTCTATCGGCGGTCCGGCTGCCATCCTCGCTGAACAGAACATTCTGTCCAACGACATCGTGGCCTTCCCGGAACTCGGCATGGAAGCCATCCGCAAGATCACGATTAAGGACTTCCCCGCCTTCATCCTCGTAGATGACAAGGGCAACAACTTCTTCGAAGGCTTGATTTAGTCGGAAGTAAGAAGTAGACTGTAGACAGTAAAAATCCCGCCGATTTTCACCGGCGGGATTTTTCTATTGTATTTTTGTCAAAAACGAATCGCTCTTTTTTTGCTTTTTGGCCCGAGAAAAGGTTATTTTATGGGTATGCTCAACATTGACGAAATTAGCGATTACAGGGATTTGCTCAAGAATTATTATACCCAGCGCAAGCTGGATATGCCGCTGTATTCCTATAAAATGATGGGCCAAAAGCTCGGGCTCGACACGAGTCAGATTTTCCGAGTGCTGAACAAGGAACTGCACCTGCCGAACCGCAGCATTCCCTTGGCAAAAGACTTGCTCGACCTGAAGGGCCGCAAAGGCGAACTTTTCGAAATCCTGGTAGCCGCCTCCAAGACCAAGTCCCCCGCCAAAAAAGACAAACTTTATAAAATGGCGCTCGCCTTGCAAGATGTGGACTTGCGCAAGCTGAGTGCAAGCGAATACCTGTTCCTAAGCAAGTGGTGGATTCCCGTGGTGCGCGCCCTGATTGAAATGAACGGCGGGCATGCCGAAGTTTCGCACCTGGTCAAGCAGATTTCGCCGACGGTTTCCGAAGACCAAGTTCGCGAAGCCATAACCGTTTTGAAGGATTTAAAGCTCATTACGCCGCTTGCCTCGGAACGCTACGCCGCAACAACTGCTAACTTTACATCGGCAGGGTCAGCCACAAAGACCGCCGCCATCCGCAGCTACCAGAATCAACTTTTGGCGCTCGCGCAGAACTCCCTGATTGCAGTGGAACCTGCCAAGCGCAACATTTCTTCGCTGCTGGTGGGAGTCGATGAGGACTGCTTTGCCGACTTGAACGAAATGACTCTGGAGTTCAGGCGCCAGGTACAGCGTAGAGTGGCCGAGGTCAACAAGCCTACCCGCGCTATGCAATTTGTATTTGCGCTTTACCCGGTGGCTGACATTTCTAACGATCCACGAACCAAGAAAGAGGGGTAAAACATGAAACGACTGCTTTTGCTACTCGCGTGTTTCGCGCCCCTGGCCTTTTGGGCTTGCTCCGACAAAGAAGTCGCGGGCATTAGTACCGTTGAAACCGAGAACGCATTCTTGATTCAGATTGTCCGCGAAGATTCTTTACCCGCGGCACATGTGGTCGCCCGCATGCGCGCCGTAGACTTTGTCCGCGACATCGAAGACGATTCTTCCAAAGCTATTTTCTTCGAGGAATTCACGACCGATTCCTTGGGGCAAATCCGTATTGACAGCCTCGCCGTCGACGTCGCGACGATTGAAATTGTGGACGCCGGCGAAGGCCTGTTCACCAAGATTTCGGCCAAAGACATTCAAGAAGGCGACTCCGTACAGTACGCCCTCGAAAAAACAGGCAGTCTGCGCGGCAAGGTTTACTTGCCCGACAGCGTGGACTTCGCCTGGGTGCAAGTGTACGGCACCGATCGCCTGGTTAAAACCGACAGCGAAGGCTTTTACGAAATGGATTCGCTGCCGCCGTACGAATACGACATGCGCGTGATCATTGGCGACAGCGTTGTCGAACAGTCCACCAAAATCGATGCCGGCGAAGATGTTTCTGCAAACGTGCGCACCTTCGAGCCCGACTCGGTCAAGGTGCTGGATTTTGAATCGGCAAGTGCCCAATTCACAATCAAGGAACTCGGCATCAGCGAAACGGGCTACATGTCTTCTACCGACACAAGCGTCAAGACGACTCCCGAAGTCGAAATCATTCCCGAAACCCGCAAAGACCTCTCGGAATTCATTGTCGAAGCGGGCGCAGATCGCGAAGGGAACGCTATTTATTGGGAAACTTCGGCAGCCATGCGTGGTTCCTGGTCGTTCTACGGAATCTGGATTTGCAAGGAAGAATCGCCCTGCGACTTGTCCGCGACCGATTCTATCGTTTACTACGCTCGCGGCACAGGCGTCATCTCGATTATCCTGGAAACCTTGGGCGAATCAAACACAGAAGGCAAGACACTCGCCTACGACACGCTCAAGACCGACGAATGGCAGCGCCGAGTTATAAAGCCCGAAAACTTCAAG contains:
- a CDS encoding DUF4423 domain-containing protein, giving the protein MLNIDEISDYRDLLKNYYTQRKLDMPLYSYKMMGQKLGLDTSQIFRVLNKELHLPNRSIPLAKDLLDLKGRKGELFEILVAASKTKSPAKKDKLYKMALALQDVDLRKLSASEYLFLSKWWIPVVRALIEMNGGHAEVSHLVKQISPTVSEDQVREAITVLKDLKLITPLASERYAATTANFTSAGSATKTAAIRSYQNQLLALAQNSLIAVEPAKRNISSLLVGVDEDCFADLNEMTLEFRRQVQRRVAEVNKPTRAMQFVFALYPVADISNDPRTKKEG